The Fundidesulfovibrio soli sequence TGATGTCCGTGGCGGAGATGCCGCGCAGGGAGAGTATCTTCTCGCTCTGCTCACGGGCGGCGCGCATCAGCGCCTCCTCGCCCACGCCCACCTCGGGGTGTTCGGGCTCCTCCAGCACGGTGACCAGGGCCTCCAGGTGAGGCTCGGTCTTCACGAAGCGGTGCACCTTGGCCCGGGTGAGCCCCTGCACCAGCACCTTGAGCCTGCCGTCGGGCATCTTGAGCATGCGCATGATCATGCCCACGGTGCCGGTCTCGTAGAGGTCCTCGGGCTTGGGCTCGTCGACCTTCTCGTCCTTCTGGGTGAGGATGAGGATATAGCGGTTGGAGTTGAGCGCGGCGTCCACGGCGGCCACGGATTTCTCGCGGCCGACGAAGAGGGGCAGGATCATATAATTGAAAACGACGATGTCGCGCACGGGCAGAACCGGCAGCAGGGCGGGGATGTCCAGCTTGGCCTGTTCGGGGCCGGGCACGATGGGCTCCTCGGAGACGGGATGCTCCGAAGGCTCCTCCGGCGCGGCGTTTTGCGGGAAGTCGTTATGTTCGGTGGTCATGGATCACTCCTTGATGGCTTCGATTGTCCGGGATGGATTCCCGATCCGTCGAGGGCCGAAATCGCGCTACAGCAATGATGCCTTCCTGAAACTGTAAAACCTCTTGCCCGCCACGATCACGTGGTCGAGCAGCTTGACCCCCAGGCCGTGGGCCGCCAGCTTGACCTGGCGGGTTATCTCCACGTCGGCGTTGGAGGGCTTGGGGTCGCCGCTGGGATGGTTGTGCACCATCACCAGCCCGGCGGCCTGGCGGTTCAGGGCCAGGGCCAGCACCTCCCGGGGGTAGACCGGGGTCTGGTCCACGGTGCCCTTGCTCACGCACTCCCAGCCGAGCACCCGGTTGGACGCGTCCACCAGGAGCACCCAGAATTCCTCGCCGGTCAGGTGCCCCAGGCGCTCCCGGGCCAGGTCCGCCACCACCTTGGGGTCGTCCACCAGCACGCGCTCTCGCACGTCCTGCTCCCCGAGGCGGGCCAGGAATTCCCGCCAGAGCGCCCAGAACACGCTCAACCCATCGCCGAAGCCCTCGACCTCCATCAGGTCGGCCTGCCGGGCCTGGTACACGCCCCGCAGAGAGCCGAAACGCTCCAGCAGGGCCTTGGCCAGGGGCTTGGCGTCCCGGCGGGGATTGGCGTAGCCCAACAGCAGTTCAAGGATCTCGTAGTCGGCCAGAGCACGCGGGCCGTCTTGAAGACGCTGCTTCAGGCGGCTGCGGTGGCCCAGATAGTGGGGTTGATTCTTCTGTTTAAGCATAGAAGTGCCCATGCGCAAGCCCCTCGCGCGTTTTTCGGCCGTAGCGGGCGCATTTGACCCGTTCGAGCCGCCAATGCCCGGGTTATTTCATGAATAGGACGCTCAGTTGCGGCCCCTGACCCGGGCGAACAGCACATGCAGCTCCGCCACAAGCATCTCAAGGGCCTGATCCGGGGATTTGCGCCCCGACTTCACCGAGCACTCCGCCTCCATGGCCAGGTCCCACATCTTGGCCAGCCCGGCCGGGCCGAGCCGCCCGGCCATGGGCGCCTTGAGCTTGCGCACGTAGGGGTGGGCCTTGCACTCCGGGTCGTCGTGCAGGAGCTGCCACATCAGGCGGTATTCGCGGGCCAGGATGGCCAGGAACTGGAACAGGAAGCCGTCGTCGCTGGAGAGCTGGTGACCGAAGACCGTGCGCCAGACCCCGGCCGGGTCGCGCCCCTCCTCCAAGGCCTTGAGGAAGCCGAAGATGTCCAGGTCGGCCTCCACCTGGTTCATGCCCGCCAGGTCGGCCCCGATCTCGCCGTCCACGGCGGCCAGCTCCAGCTTCTCAAGCTCCGCCGAAGCGGCGGCCATGTTGCGCGGCAGCAGCCGGGTCAGCTCGGAGAGCGCCCCCTTGCCGAAGCGCAGGTTGCGGCTCTGGGCCCACTGGCGCAGCAGGGGGCCCAGGGTCTCCTCCGTGAGCCCGGGGGATATCCAGACCCAGCCCTTCTGCTGCCCCACCTTCCAGTAGGGCCTGTCGGCCAGCCCCTTGGGCAGCGACGGCCCCTTCTTGGGGTCGTGCGGGCCTTCCAGGCAGATCACGGGCCAGGCGTGCTCGTTGAAGCCCGAGAGCGGGCGGGCCAGCTTCTCCCAGAAGTCGGCCCCGAGGCCCTCGGCCCGGCGCAGCACCACGGCCTTGGGCTGGGCGAAGAGGCTCACGGTGGAGAGGGCCTGCCACCAGGCCGGGTCGAACTCGTCGGCGTCGCCCCAGAAGACCTGGCGGGCGAAGCCCCCGCCGGAGGCGGCCATGAGCTGCTCCAGACGGCGCTTGACCATCTCCGGGTCCGGGCAGACGAGAAAGGTGAATCCTGGGCGCTGGCTCATTGTTCCGCGAAGGGTTGTGCGCCAAGGCGCGTGAGTGACCGGCTCTTCCAGGCCTGGGCCAGGAAGCCCGACTCGGCCAGGAGGAGGTAGAGCGGCTTGGGGATCAGGGGCCGTGCCGCCAGCTCCCGCGCCTCGATCGGCACGGGCCGCCCGTCGGCCAAAGCCCGGGCGGCCAGGTCCAGGGCGCGGACCGCCGGTGCGGCCATCCTGCCGCGAGCGGCCAGGGTTTCGCCCCCGAGCGCCCCCGAGCCGCCGAAGCCCAGCCCTCCGGCCCACTCCATCCCGGCTTTGCGGGCGAAGATGCGGCTCACGTCCAGGCAGATGTCGGTGTGCGAGGCCTCAGGGAAACCGCAGCAGAACAGGGCGCAGAAGCGTTTGGGCTGCTCCCCCCGCCAGGGCTCGGCGGCCAGGAACTCCAGGGCCTTGAGCACCTGGGCCGGGGGCGAATCGACGTACACAGGCGCGCTCAGGACCACCGTGTCCGCCCAGGCGAAGGCCGCGTGCAGCCTGGCCCTGCCCTCCTGCGCGTCCAGCAGGCCGCTTACGCGCAGGGTCTGCGCCTCCATCGCGGGACCCTGCCCGGCCATGCGCTCCAGCAGTTCCCTCCCGAGCATCAGGGAGACCCCTCCGGCCCTGGGACTGCCCGCCAGCAGCAGCACCCGCCTCATTGGAACATCCCCCTCAGGGCGCTGCGGCACACCTGCCGCTGGCGGCTCCAATCGTCGCGCTCCAGCAGCACGGCGCGCTGGGCCGGAGCGTGCAGGTTGTAGGCGTTGTGCTCCACCAGCCGGGCGAACACGCCTGCGGCCTCGGGGTCCGGCTCAGCCAGCCAGCCAACCCCCAGCAGCGCGGGCAGCGACGCGTAACGGGGCCTGTGGCGCGTCAGGCCGGAAAAGGCGAAATGCGGCGACACCAGGCAGACCATGCGGTCCAGGGCCTTCTTGGCTTCCGAGCTCCAGCAGCCGAAGTCCACGGGGGAATAGACCGCCAGCAGGTCCGCCCCGGCCACGGCCTGCGCCGCCTCGCGGGAGGCGTCCTCGAAGGGGCAGCGCCCCGGGGTGCCTATCCAGCAGGCAAAGCAGCCCCTGCACGGGGAAATGGCCATGCGGCCCAGGGTGAAGGTGCGTACGGAGCAGCCTTCGTCCGTGAGGGCGCGCCGCAGGGCGTCCAGCCCCTGGCGGCAGGCGTCGTCCTCCGGGGGGGCCGCGTCGAAGAGAATAGTGCGCATGGGCAGGTTGTTGCCGCTTGGGCAGGGTTCGTCAATGCCTTATCGCTTCCATCCAACCGGAGCCTGCCGCACAAAATACTGTCCGCCCTGTTCACTTTTCCGGGACATGCCCGTATCACGGCTTTTCAGAAACAAGGAGCGATCATGGCCGCACGCGTGAAAGCTTGGGACATATTCAAGGGCTTCTTCGTTGTCGGCGCCACTGCCTACGGCGGGCCTGCCATGATGCCGGCCATGCGCCGCGAGGTGGTGGAGAAGCGCGGCTTCGTCACCCGCGAGGATTTCCGCCTGGGCCTGGGCCTCTGCCAGACCATCCCCGGCGGCACCCTCATGCAGCTGGCGGCCTACATCGGGCTCAAGCTCGACGGCCTGCCCGGGGCCATCGCCGGATATCTCGGCTTCTCCTGCCCGGCCTTCCTGCTCATGCTCGGGCTGTCCATGTTCTACACCCACACCCGGGGTTCGCATTTCTCCCAGGCCATCTGCTCCGGGCTCAAGGTCGTGGTGCTGGCCATCTGCCTCATGTCCTGCCTGGATTTCGTCAAGCGCTTCGCGCCCACCAGACGCCACCAGGCCTTCACCGCGGCCGCCGCCGCCCTGTTCCTGGCCGGGGTGGGCGTAGTGCCCATCGTCTTCGGGGCCGCGTTGCTGGGCCTGTTCGCGCTGGCCCCCGGCCCCGCGCCGGACCTCGGCGAGGGCCGCTCGGCCAACGGGGCCCTGCGCCTGGCGGGATACATGGCCCTGGCCATGGCCCTGGGCATGGGATTCCTGCTGGCCGTGGACCCCCTGCTCTTCGATCTTGCGGTCTCCATGATAAAGGTGGATATGCTCTCCTTTGGGGGCTTTGGCGTCTTCCCCGTGATGTATGCCGAGGTGGTGGAGCACCGCGCCTGGGTGGACAGCGCCACCTTCATCGAGGGCATGGCCCTGGCCCAGGTGACGCCCGGACCGAGCCTTCTGGCCTCGGCCTTCATGGGCTACATCGTGCGCGGGGTGCCGGGCGCGGTGGTCGCCTCGGTGGGCATCTTCGCGGCCTCGTTCATCATCGTGCTCGCCGCGTCCCACTACCGGGACAGCATCGTGGGCTCGGCGCGCGCAAGGAGCGCCCTGGCCGGGGTCCTGGCCACGCTGGGCGGCATGATCGTGGCGGTCAGCTACACCTTGGCCAAGGCCGTGGACTGGGGATGGGCTTCGGGATTGCTGCTCGTTCTCTCGCTGGCCGCCCTGGCCAAGAAGGTGAATGTCTGTTGGATCGTGCTCGCCGCCGCCGGCTTGAGTCTGTTCCTTTTCTGATTCGAGGTGTTCATGACGACCCCCTGCACGCTCTCCCTCCTCTTCAAGATAACATTGCTCCTGGGTCTTCGCTCCCGCCACCGCCGCCTGGAAACCCTCGCCAGGGATTGCCTGGTGGATCAGCTCGGCTGGATGTCCGGGGCTGAGTTCGCCCGGCACGCCGCCATGAGCGCCAACCTCCCCGGCCTGCGCGGGCTCACCCTGGTGTGCGCGACGGGCATGCACCTGCGCGGCCTGGGCGGGGCCCTGGCCGCCAGCGCGGGCTACATCGGCCCCGGCCTCGTCTGCGCCGCGCTGCTGGCCTGGCTCTGGCACTTCATGGCGGACGCCCCCTGGTTCGCGGCCGGGCTGCGCGGGGTGCTCACCGTGTCCCCCGCCATCTGCCTCTACGCCGGGCTTCACCTGCTCTTCACCGCCACCGGGC is a genomic window containing:
- the radC gene encoding RadC family protein — protein: MLKQKNQPHYLGHRSRLKQRLQDGPRALADYEILELLLGYANPRRDAKPLAKALLERFGSLRGVYQARQADLMEVEGFGDGLSVFWALWREFLARLGEQDVRERVLVDDPKVVADLARERLGHLTGEEFWVLLVDASNRVLGWECVSKGTVDQTPVYPREVLALALNRQAAGLVMVHNHPSGDPKPSNADVEITRQVKLAAHGLGVKLLDHVIVAGKRFYSFRKASLL
- a CDS encoding NAD(P)H-dependent oxidoreductase, which gives rise to MRRVLLLAGSPRAGGVSLMLGRELLERMAGQGPAMEAQTLRVSGLLDAQEGRARLHAAFAWADTVVLSAPVYVDSPPAQVLKALEFLAAEPWRGEQPKRFCALFCCGFPEASHTDICLDVSRIFARKAGMEWAGGLGFGGSGALGGETLAARGRMAAPAVRALDLAARALADGRPVPIEARELAARPLIPKPLYLLLAESGFLAQAWKSRSLTRLGAQPFAEQ
- a CDS encoding flavodoxin family protein; its protein translation is MRTILFDAAPPEDDACRQGLDALRRALTDEGCSVRTFTLGRMAISPCRGCFACWIGTPGRCPFEDASREAAQAVAGADLLAVYSPVDFGCWSSEAKKALDRMVCLVSPHFAFSGLTRHRPRYASLPALLGVGWLAEPDPEAAGVFARLVEHNAYNLHAPAQRAVLLERDDWSRQRQVCRSALRGMFQ
- a CDS encoding DNA polymerase III subunit delta — translated: MSQRPGFTFLVCPDPEMVKRRLEQLMAASGGGFARQVFWGDADEFDPAWWQALSTVSLFAQPKAVVLRRAEGLGADFWEKLARPLSGFNEHAWPVICLEGPHDPKKGPSLPKGLADRPYWKVGQQKGWVWISPGLTEETLGPLLRQWAQSRNLRFGKGALSELTRLLPRNMAAASAELEKLELAAVDGEIGADLAGMNQVEADLDIFGFLKALEEGRDPAGVWRTVFGHQLSSDDGFLFQFLAILAREYRLMWQLLHDDPECKAHPYVRKLKAPMAGRLGPAGLAKMWDLAMEAECSVKSGRKSPDQALEMLVAELHVLFARVRGRN
- the chrA gene encoding chromate efflux transporter gives rise to the protein MAARVKAWDIFKGFFVVGATAYGGPAMMPAMRREVVEKRGFVTREDFRLGLGLCQTIPGGTLMQLAAYIGLKLDGLPGAIAGYLGFSCPAFLLMLGLSMFYTHTRGSHFSQAICSGLKVVVLAICLMSCLDFVKRFAPTRRHQAFTAAAAALFLAGVGVVPIVFGAALLGLFALAPGPAPDLGEGRSANGALRLAGYMALAMALGMGFLLAVDPLLFDLAVSMIKVDMLSFGGFGVFPVMYAEVVEHRAWVDSATFIEGMALAQVTPGPSLLASAFMGYIVRGVPGAVVASVGIFAASFIIVLAASHYRDSIVGSARARSALAGVLATLGGMIVAVSYTLAKAVDWGWASGLLLVLSLAALAKKVNVCWIVLAAAGLSLFLF